From one Rhizobium rosettiformans genomic stretch:
- the rlmB gene encoding 23S rRNA (guanosine(2251)-2'-O)-methyltransferase RlmB: MAKDPKTEKTARDTHYATLRRQVRDAKRERGEIPTPGPQKPRKSNADWTPPKLAPEQVLLYGLHTVRAALDNPERKLIKLSATQNALVRLEISSVENLGIPFETVTPQDLDKILGPEAIHQGVMLETRPLPVRRLEALKDSPLILVLDQVTDPHNVGAIMRSAVAFNAGAVITTQRHSPTESGVLAKSASGALELIPYIQVTNLSDALGELHKLGFFSVGLDSEGPAPMEKALSGERIALVLGSEGKGLRQKTRETVSALARLDMPGAIKSLNVSNAAAIALYASRQHLAAKG; the protein is encoded by the coding sequence ATGGCCAAAGATCCGAAAACCGAAAAAACCGCCCGCGACACCCATTATGCAACGCTGCGCCGCCAGGTGCGCGATGCCAAGCGTGAGCGGGGCGAAATCCCGACGCCGGGGCCGCAAAAGCCACGCAAGAGCAATGCCGACTGGACGCCACCAAAGCTCGCGCCCGAGCAGGTTCTGCTCTACGGCCTACATACCGTGCGCGCTGCCCTCGACAATCCCGAGCGCAAGCTGATCAAGCTTTCGGCGACACAGAATGCACTCGTCAGGCTCGAGATCTCCTCTGTGGAAAACCTCGGTATCCCCTTCGAAACGGTGACACCACAGGATCTGGACAAGATCCTCGGTCCCGAAGCGATCCATCAGGGCGTGATGCTGGAAACCCGTCCGCTGCCCGTCCGCCGTCTGGAAGCGCTGAAAGACAGCCCGCTGATCCTGGTGCTCGATCAGGTGACCGACCCTCATAATGTCGGTGCGATCATGCGATCCGCGGTCGCCTTCAATGCGGGTGCCGTCATCACCACACAGCGGCACAGCCCGACGGAATCGGGCGTGCTGGCAAAGTCGGCCTCGGGCGCGCTGGAACTCATCCCCTATATCCAGGTCACCAACCTTTCGGATGCGCTCGGCGAGCTGCACAAGCTCGGCTTCTTCTCGGTAGGTCTCGATTCGGAAGGGCCGGCCCCCATGGAAAAGGCCCTCAGCGGTGAGCGGATCGCTCTGGTGCTCGGATCCGAGGGCAAGGGCTTGCGGCAGAAGACGCGGGAAACCGTATCCGCCCTCGCCCGCCTCGACATGCCCGGCGCCATCAAGTCGCTGAACGTCTCCAATGCAGCTGCGATTGCGCTCTATGCCTCGCGCCAGCATCTGGCGGCCAAGGGCTGA
- the tuf gene encoding elongation factor Tu: protein MAKSKFERNKPHVNIGTIGHVDHGKTSLTAAITKYFGEFKAYDQIDAAPEEKARGITISTAHVEYETPNRHYAHVDCPGHADYVKNMITGAAQMDGAILVCSAADGPMPQTREHILLARQVGVPAIVVFLNKVDQVDDAELLELVELEVRELLSSYDFPGDDIPVVKGSALAALEDSNKTIGEDAIRELMAQVDAYIPTPERPIDQPFLMPIEDVFSISGRGTVVTGRVERGIVKVGEEIEIVGIRPTTKTTCTGVEMFRKLLDQGQAGDNIGALLRGVTRDAVERGQILCKPGSVKPHKKFMAEAYILTKEEGGRHTPFFTNYRPQFYFRTTDVTGIVSLPEGTEMVMPGDNVTVEVELIVPIAMEEKLRFAIREGGRTVGAGIVASIIE from the coding sequence ATGGCAAAGAGTAAGTTTGAGCGCAACAAGCCGCACGTCAACATCGGCACGATCGGCCACGTCGACCACGGCAAGACGTCTCTGACGGCAGCGATCACCAAGTATTTCGGTGAGTTCAAGGCCTATGACCAGATCGACGCCGCTCCGGAAGAAAAGGCGCGCGGCATCACCATCTCGACGGCGCACGTCGAATATGAGACGCCGAACCGCCACTACGCACACGTCGACTGCCCCGGCCACGCCGACTACGTCAAGAACATGATCACCGGTGCAGCGCAGATGGACGGCGCGATCCTGGTTTGCTCGGCAGCCGACGGCCCGATGCCGCAGACCCGCGAGCACATCCTGCTCGCCCGTCAGGTTGGCGTTCCCGCGATCGTCGTCTTCCTCAACAAGGTTGACCAGGTCGACGACGCCGAACTGCTCGAGCTCGTTGAACTCGAAGTTCGCGAACTTCTGTCGTCCTACGACTTCCCGGGCGACGACATCCCGGTCGTCAAGGGCTCGGCTCTGGCCGCTCTCGAAGACTCGAACAAGACGATCGGTGAAGACGCGATCCGCGAGCTGATGGCTCAGGTTGACGCCTACATCCCGACGCCTGAGCGTCCGATCGACCAGCCGTTCCTGATGCCGATCGAAGACGTGTTCTCGATCTCTGGCCGTGGTACGGTTGTGACGGGTCGCGTTGAGCGCGGTATCGTCAAGGTCGGCGAAGAAATCGAAATCGTCGGTATCCGTCCGACGACGAAGACGACCTGCACGGGCGTTGAAATGTTCCGCAAGCTGCTCGATCAGGGCCAGGCTGGCGACAACATCGGCGCACTTCTGCGTGGCGTGACCCGCGATGCGGTTGAGCGTGGCCAGATCCTGTGCAAGCCCGGCTCTGTCAAGCCGCACAAGAAGTTCATGGCAGAAGCCTACATCCTGACGAAGGAAGAAGGCGGTCGTCATACGCCGTTCTTCACCAACTATCGTCCGCAGTTCTACTTCCGCACCACGGACGTGACCGGCATCGTGTCGCTTCCGGAAGGCACGGAAATGGTTATGCCTGGTGATAACGTCACGGTTGAAGTCGAGCTGATCGTTCCGATCGCGATGGAAGAAAAGCTGCGCTTCGCTATCCGCGAAGGCGGCCGTACCGTCGGCGCCGGCATCGTCGCTTCGATCATCGAGTAA
- a CDS encoding pentapeptide repeat-containing protein — MIRISNAALPGSEFDDADLSEARFSDVSLKEAVFSNVDLGRSLITDANAEQMVIRNVAMNAAVMENVVMHAASLTHVDLNGSTIRFASLAGTSIAECDLTGLTINGYLVTDLLRLAEEQLLQRA, encoded by the coding sequence ATGATCCGTATCAGCAATGCCGCCCTGCCCGGTTCCGAGTTCGACGATGCCGACCTGTCGGAAGCCCGCTTCAGCGACGTCTCGCTCAAGGAAGCCGTCTTCAGCAATGTGGACCTCGGCCGGAGCCTGATCACCGATGCCAATGCCGAGCAGATGGTGATCCGCAATGTGGCGATGAATGCCGCGGTCATGGAAAATGTCGTGATGCATGCAGCAAGCCTCACCCATGTCGACCTCAATGGCAGCACCATCCGATTCGCCAGCCTCGCCGGCACGTCGATTGCCGAATGCGATCTCACGGGCCTGACGATCAACGGCTATCTGGTGACGGATCTCCTGCGGCTTGCCGAAGAGCAGCTGCTGCAGCGGGCTTGA
- the secE gene encoding preprotein translocase subunit SecE — MASKGNPFAFLQQVRSETSKVTWPSRRETVISTLMVLAMVFFAALFFFGADQLISWLLGLVLSVGN, encoded by the coding sequence ATGGCATCCAAGGGTAATCCATTCGCGTTTCTGCAGCAGGTACGCTCCGAGACGTCCAAGGTGACGTGGCCCTCGCGCCGCGAAACAGTGATTTCGACGCTCATGGTCCTGGCGATGGTGTTTTTCGCGGCGCTGTTTTTCTTCGGCGCGGACCAGCTGATCAGCTGGTTGCTCGGCCTTGTGCTGAGTGTCGGCAATTAA
- the nusG gene encoding transcription termination/antitermination protein NusG yields the protein MAARWYIVHAYSNFEKKVAEDIENKAKQKGLDHLFEKILVPTEKVVEVRRGRKVDSERKFFPGYVMVRANLTDEAYHLIKNTPKVTGFLGSDNKPVPIPDFEAERILGQVQEGVERPKSSVSFEIGEQVRVSDGPFASFNGIVQDVDEERSRLKVEVSIFGRATPVELEYGQVEKV from the coding sequence ATGGCGGCACGTTGGTACATCGTCCACGCGTATTCAAATTTTGAGAAGAAGGTCGCGGAAGACATCGAGAACAAGGCCAAGCAGAAGGGTCTTGATCATCTCTTCGAAAAGATCCTCGTCCCGACCGAAAAGGTCGTCGAGGTTCGTCGCGGCCGCAAGGTGGATAGCGAACGCAAGTTCTTCCCGGGCTACGTCATGGTGCGGGCAAACCTGACGGACGAAGCCTATCACCTGATCAAGAATACCCCGAAGGTCACGGGCTTCCTTGGTTCCGACAACAAGCCGGTTCCGATTCCGGATTTCGAGGCTGAGCGCATCCTGGGCCAGGTCCAGGAAGGCGTCGAGCGTCCGAAGTCCTCCGTGTCCTTCGAAATCGGCGAACAGGTTCGCGTCTCCGACGGTCCTTTCGCCTCCTTCAACGGGATCGTCCAGGACGTGGACGAGGAGCGTTCGCGCCTCAAGGTCGAGGTTTCGATCTTCGGTCGCGCGACCCCCGTCGAGCTCGAATACGGTCAGGTCGAAAAGGTCTGA
- the rplK gene encoding 50S ribosomal protein L11, with amino-acid sequence MAKKVAGQLKLQVKAGSANPSPPIGPALGQRGINIMEFCKAFNAATQEMEKGMPIPVVITYYQDKSFTFAMKQPPVTYWLKKEAKITSGSKTPGKGAKVGTITKAQVRAIAEGKMKDLNAADIEGAMLMVEGSARSMGLEVVG; translated from the coding sequence ATGGCTAAGAAAGTTGCAGGCCAGCTCAAGCTCCAGGTCAAGGCAGGATCGGCTAACCCGTCCCCGCCGATCGGCCCGGCTCTTGGTCAGCGTGGCATTAACATCATGGAATTCTGCAAGGCGTTCAATGCCGCCACGCAGGAAATGGAAAAGGGTATGCCGATCCCGGTCGTCATCACCTATTACCAGGACAAGTCCTTCACCTTCGCAATGAAGCAGCCGCCGGTCACCTACTGGCTGAAGAAGGAAGCAAAGATCACCTCTGGCTCGAAGACTCCGGGCAAGGGTGCGAAGGTCGGTACGATCACCAAGGCGCAGGTCCGTGCAATTGCCGAAGGCAAGATGAAGGATCTGAACGCCGCCGACATCGAAGGCGCAATGCTGATGGTTGAGGGCTCTGCCCGCTCCATGGGCCTGGAAGTGGTAGGTTGA
- the rplA gene encoding 50S ribosomal protein L1, with product MAKVAKRIQKIREGVDPTKLVALSDAISMVKERAVAKFDETIEIAMNLGVDPRHADQMVRGVVNLPNGTGRDVRVAVFARGAKADEAKAAGADIVGAEDLLEIVQGGKIDFDRCIATPDMMPLVGRLGKVLGPRGMMPNPKVGTVTMDVAGAVKASKGGAVEFRVEKAGIVHAGIGKASFDAKALEENIKAFADAVIKAKPAGAKGNYVKRVAISSTMGPGVKIDPSTVAV from the coding sequence ATGGCCAAGGTAGCAAAGCGTATTCAGAAGATCCGCGAAGGCGTGGACCCGACCAAGCTGGTCGCCCTCTCCGACGCCATCTCGATGGTCAAGGAACGTGCCGTCGCCAAGTTCGACGAAACGATCGAAATCGCCATGAACCTCGGCGTCGACCCGCGCCACGCAGACCAGATGGTCCGCGGCGTGGTCAACCTGCCGAACGGTACGGGCCGTGACGTTCGCGTCGCCGTCTTCGCACGTGGCGCCAAGGCTGACGAAGCCAAGGCTGCTGGTGCAGACATCGTCGGCGCCGAAGACCTGCTCGAAATCGTCCAGGGCGGCAAGATCGACTTCGATCGCTGCATCGCGACCCCGGACATGATGCCGCTCGTCGGCCGTCTCGGTAAGGTTCTCGGCCCGCGTGGCATGATGCCGAACCCGAAGGTCGGTACAGTGACCATGGACGTCGCTGGTGCCGTCAAGGCTTCCAAGGGCGGTGCCGTCGAGTTCCGCGTCGAGAAGGCTGGTATCGTCCACGCCGGCATCGGCAAGGCTTCCTTCGACGCCAAGGCGCTCGAAGAAAACATCAAGGCCTTCGCTGACGCCGTCATCAAGGCAAAGCCGGCTGGCGCCAAGGGCAACTACGTCAAGCGCGTAGCGATCTCCTCGACCATGGGTCCGGGCGTCAAGATCGATCCGTCGACGGTTGCCGTCTGA
- the rplJ gene encoding 50S ribosomal protein L10 has product MERAEKREFVTELNEVFKASGSVVVAHYAGVTVAQMNDFRSKMRAAGGTVKVAKNRLAKIALQGTEAEGMSNLFKGQTLIAYSEDPIVAPKVVMDFAKTNDKIVVLGGSMGSTTLNAEAVKSLATLPSLDELRAKLLGMIQTPATRIAGVVQAPASQLARVFAAYAKKDEAA; this is encoded by the coding sequence GTGGAAAGAGCGGAAAAGCGCGAATTTGTCACGGAGCTGAACGAAGTCTTCAAGGCTTCCGGTTCGGTTGTCGTGGCCCACTATGCTGGTGTCACAGTTGCGCAGATGAACGATTTTCGTTCGAAGATGCGCGCTGCTGGCGGCACCGTCAAAGTCGCGAAGAACCGTCTGGCCAAGATCGCTCTTCAGGGCACGGAAGCCGAAGGGATGAGCAATCTCTTCAAGGGTCAGACGCTGATCGCATACAGCGAAGACCCGATCGTGGCTCCCAAGGTCGTCATGGATTTCGCCAAGACCAACGACAAGATCGTTGTGCTCGGTGGTTCCATGGGCTCGACCACGCTGAACGCTGAAGCAGTCAAGTCGCTTGCGACCCTGCCTTCGCTGGACGAACTGCGCGCAAAGCTGCTGGGTATGATTCAGACCCCGGCAACCCGCATCGCAGGCGTTGTACAGGCCCCGGCTTCGCAGCTGGCGCGCGTTTTTGCGGCCTACGCAAAGAAGGACGAAGCCGCTTAA
- the rplL gene encoding 50S ribosomal protein L7/L12: MADLAKIVEDLSSLTVLEAAELSKMLEEKWGVSAAAPVAVAAAGGGAAPAAAEEEKTEFDVILVDAGANKINVIKEVRGITGLGLKEAKDLVEGAPKPVKEAVSKAEAADLKKKLEDAGAKVDVK, translated from the coding sequence ATGGCTGATCTCGCTAAGATCGTAGAAGACCTCTCCTCGCTGACCGTTCTGGAAGCTGCTGAGCTTTCCAAGATGCTCGAAGAAAAGTGGGGCGTTTCGGCTGCTGCTCCCGTAGCTGTTGCTGCTGCTGGTGGCGGCGCTGCTCCGGCTGCTGCTGAAGAAGAAAAGACCGAATTCGACGTTATCCTCGTTGACGCTGGCGCCAACAAGATCAACGTGATCAAGGAAGTCCGCGGCATCACCGGCCTCGGCCTCAAGGAAGCCAAGGACCTCGTCGAAGGCGCTCCGAAGCCGGTCAAGGAAGCCGTTTCGAAGGCTGAAGCTGCCGACCTCAAGAAGAAGCTTGAAGACGCCGGCGCTAAGGTCGACGTTAAGTAA